In Citrus sinensis cultivar Valencia sweet orange chromosome 3, DVS_A1.0, whole genome shotgun sequence, the sequence GTCCAGTTTAGCGGTGAACGTGAAACTTTTACGGCTCTTGGTTCCTTGCACACCAAGGGTGTTTACTCTTTGCTGGAAAGGTAAATTCTGATGGTCTTTCTAAGGGTAATCCAGGTCTTGTAACTTGTCTTCACCTTTGTGTATAGATAAAAATGGTGTTTTGTTAGGTAGTTTTGGTTGCTCTTTGGGTATTCAAACTGCTTATTTTGggcaaattattttatggcTGTGATCCAGGTTACTGAATAGCGGCTGAAGATTGATTCTTTACTGGTTATCACCATTTTGCTCAGTCATACTCCTTTGGCTTCCCCGCGGTCTTTGTACAATAATTGGATTAATAGTCACAACTTGATTCATCACATGaccttttatatattttactcACACGTATAGAGCTAATAGTCCCGACGCAgataatttggtaaacatTAGCCTCCGTTATTCACCTTATTTTGGTTATATACATTTTCTTATCTCTCTTTTTCCTactttccattttcttttgaggGGTTTAGCACCTTATTCTCCTTTTGCcgatttatttaatgtttttatttcaataaagcCTCctcattttgtaaaaaaaaaaaaattataatccagTTTGGTAAATGACTTAATTTAATGTACATGTTTGATGAACAGGTGAGGAATCTTTTCTCATCCTTTTTCCCTCTTTGTTTTTTCTCACTGAGTGAATGGTTAAGGttgagttttttaaatttatttttcactttatttacgaacaaatcagtttttttttttttttcaaataactaGATTATAAAGACAAGTACACGTAAAGagagcataaaaagaaaaaaagaaaaaaacaaagagataATCCTAATCGTTGGTGAACATACCTAAAATGGTTGTACTTATTATGCCTGATCATATTATAAAGAAGATTCTGTTAATTGGTGATGTTACTTCAGCAAAGATCACATGCCAATTTACTTTTATCAGCAGTAACCTACCGCGCCACGGGAAGCTTTTGAAATGAGGTGGgatgataatttataaaagcacatatataaaatattcaaattaacAAATACATTGGCTGCGAGGGAATTTATTGAAAGCCAAAATGGAGAAGCATCGAACAGCCACTTGGGGGAACAAAAAGCAGCagattattcaaaattcaaacaaaaaaaaggaaaggaaaagaaggcGGCAAATGGAAACATGCATGCTTTCAAAACTTGATGAAACCAAGCTTGAAACATAGTAATTAAACTTCACTCTATATCAATTCTGGTTCCTGCAATGAAGTTTTAAAGGTAAGACCAGAACCAGCCAACTTTTCTTCGATTATTTTCTCCAAACGCTCTGACATCGATGgggttaaataatttttccagTCTCCAACTTCACCTTTTCTCAAGTAGTGAGAATTTTTCACCCCATTTGCGTACGCTCTACCGGTTTTGGTGACTTCCAAGTTTTGGATATAATCAAAACTACATAGCTTGGAGATTTCTTCCACCACACCTTGGGTCACTTCCTCTTCCGAAAGAGGACATCCCAAGAAATCGGCCAATCTGTTAATGCAAGAGGCGATATCTTCTTTGAGATCTTCATATTTCAAGAAGAATATCTTATCCGGTTGTTCTATACTGGCTCTCCAGTAACCCAACGCATGTTCCCAAATGGGTCCAAAAATCTGGATTCCATTACAGGCCCTCTCAAAAGCTTCCGCTAGGTCAGATGGCTCCTTGTCCTGAGTTCTAGCTATAAATAGCCACTCTGAGATGAATTGGTCCAGTGGGTTCCTACAAACGTACACA encodes:
- the LOC127901333 gene encoding cytosolic sulfotransferase 15-like, with the protein product MEKSKNPSVDAAAEEKVKENQELILSQLRKEKGDGFYFCEYQGFWCPEPAINAVISFQKHFQAQESDVILATYPKSGTTWLKALTFTIMNRSRFELQNSPLHTTTLHQLVPFLEFDLYLNHQSPNFECFSAPRIFATHVPHALLPGSILNSGCRIVYVCRNPLDQFISEWLFIARTQDKEPSDLAEAFERACNGIQIFGPIWEHALGYWRASIEQPDKIFFLKYEDLKEDIASCINRLADFLGCPLSEEEVTQGVVEEISKLCSFDYIQNLEVTKTGRAYANGVKNSHYLRKGEVGDWKNYLTPSMSERLEKIIEEKLAGSGLTFKTSLQEPELI